Proteins encoded within one genomic window of Mya arenaria isolate MELC-2E11 chromosome 13, ASM2691426v1:
- the LOC128213690 gene encoding TLC domain-containing protein 4-A-like, producing the protein MERYRAQELQYDPSYLLAGGVASFLLNILLFRFVSPSVSACLSPAYTRLPRHVRAEWDDRFISNVNALVSIALSSYTLLWDAGMHEDRVWHDTFAARLACAVVVGYMVADLACMVAWCRVSRGEIAGYLFHHAATIYAYYFISAYGVLCYFGMLRLIAEASTPTVNQRWYFDKLEYSRSRPLVVLNGFLMVATFFLFRMCAMPVYWFQVWQVAGSEAVTRLGHIRAIMFVPTFVLDVLNTFWFYKMCRGFIKAIRTLKTPLKDMERKTV; encoded by the exons ATG GAGCGGTACCGAGCGCAGGAGTTACAGTACGACCCAAGCTACCTGCTGGCCGGGGGCGTAGCCAGCTTCCTGCTCAATATCCTCTTATTTCGGTTTGTGAGTCCCAGCGTGTCCGCCTGTTTGTCGCCAGCATACACCCGCCTCCCGAGACACGTCCGAGCAGAGTGGGACGATAG GTTTATCTCAAATGTGAACGCCCTGGTTTCCATCGCCCTGTCCTCCTACACGCTACTCTGGGACGCCGGGATGCACGAGGACCGCGTCTGGCACGACACTTTTGCTGCGCGCCTCGCATGCGCAGTAGTGGTTGGCTACATGGTAGCTGATCTCGCCTGCATGGTCGCCTGGTGCCGTGTGAGCCGCGGCGAGATTGCCGGCTACCTGTTTCACCACGCTGCCACAATCTATGCATACTACTTTATTTCT GCTTATGGGGTACTTTGCTATTTCGGGATGCTACGCCTGATCGCAGAGGCTTCCACCCCAACAGTGAACCAAAG GTGGTATTTTGACAAGCTGGAGTACTCGCGGTCACGTCCGTTGGTGGTGCTGAATGGCTTCCTCATGGTGGCGACGTTCTTCTTGTTCCGGATGTGTGCCATGCCGGTGTACTGGTTCCAGGTGTGGCAGGTGGCCGGGAGTGAGGCGGTGACACGGCTCGGCCATATCCGGGCAATCATGTTCGTGCCCACGTTCGTCCTGGATGTTCTCAACACGTTCTGGTTCTACAAGATGTGCCGGGGCTTCATCAAGGCCATACGGACTCTCAAAACCCCGCTCAAAGACATGGAACGGAAAACTGTCTAA